A genome region from Triticum aestivum cultivar Chinese Spring chromosome 2B, IWGSC CS RefSeq v2.1, whole genome shotgun sequence includes the following:
- the LOC123039979 gene encoding uncharacterized protein translates to MAEGPLDFWINWGSQIGVLLSLAFQVILHLFANVRRRSSSAMLRVPLWLAYQLSDMTAIYAAGQLLYSSNTPQDHQLIALWAPFLLLHLGGPDNITAYALEDSKLWKRHLLILAVQVAGAGYVLYKYIAGSGILLTLAAILILVIGVAKYGERTWALRAANFSILQSSIKATKEKSKTKSSLMTSKEETKSKSSLKVPRRDQYFYQEWYNDLPDELILQRAHSLFHICKRGIVDSVVEIDVAGTPSKVTIQELKNDHEKMWRVMEMELSLMYDILYTKANVIHSWFGYCIRTISPLTVIASLMLFRLSNKDGYSRVDIAITYTLLGGALVLETKSLLGALGSSWALGFLCATRLDWLRHSSLCTGRWYRLRRTLLSLRRSWPGKMIMTGGSRRWSGIIGQHNMLRFRAGQVDPMSRRLENLFMVLGLGEWWDRRYYSCTVVVPKNVMKCAQKVGRWSQDDINTMGVLRHKWGEAALDNRVYHELYKELEKYHGVEFHESIICWHIATDLILARVEKEKGHFAADSSAQIVRALSNYMMFLLVNSPYMLPGLPQNWLYKQTCNNLDKICDDYNLVGSLGDNLWTVLKKLLGLHHHRVLESSGLEKKLADVILELPKGHAGSGSETPRLLYARRIAVLILESEVVDDKVRLLLDLWIDFLAYAANRCIRESHAKKLSTGGELMTIVWLILEHLRYLKEDPNKEGSHV, encoded by the coding sequence ATGGCTGAAGGGCCGTTGGACTTCTGGATTAACTGGGGGAGCCAGATCGGGGTTCTCTTGAGCCTCGCCTTCCAGGTCATCCTCCATCTCTTCGCCAATGTACGTCGGCGTAGTAGCTCAGCTATGCTGAGGGTTCCCCTCTGGCTGGCATACCAGCTGTCGGACATGACCGCGATATATGCTGCCGGCCAGCTCCTATACAGCAGCAACACACCGCAAGACCACCAGCTCATTGCCTTGTGGGCGCCATTCCTCCTGCTGCACCTTGGTGGCCCGGACAACATCACCGCCTATGCCCTCGAGGATAGCAAGCTTTGGAAGCGTCACTTGCTGATCCTTGCGGTGCAGGTTGCGGGAGCCGGATATGTCCTCTATAAGTACATCGCCGGCAGCGGGATCTTGCTCACACTGGCTGCCATCTTGATACTCGTTATTGGTGTTGCAAAGTATGGGGAGAGGACATGGGCACTCCGGGCGGCCAACTTCAGCATTCTTCAGAGCTCAATCAAGGCAACAAAAGAAAAAAGCAAAACAAAGAGCTCTCTGATGACAAGCAAAGAAGAAACCAAATCAAAGAGCTCTCTCAAGGTACCAAGACGTGACCAATATTTTTATCAAGAATGGTACAACGACTTGCCAGACGAGCTCATCCTACAGCGTGCTCATTCTCTTTTTCATATTTGCAAGCGTGGGATAGTTGATTCAGTGGTCGAGATAGATGTCGCAGGTACCCCGAGTAAGGTAACAATCCAGGAACTTAAGAATGACCATGAGAAAATGTGGAGGGTGATGgagatggaactctccctcatgtATGATATTCTGTACACCAAGGCAAACGTGATCCACTCTTGGTTTGGCTACTGCATCCGTACCATCTCGCCGCTCACTGTCATTGCCTCACTCATGTTGTTCAGGTTGAGCAACAAAGATGGTTACAGCCGAGTTGACATTGCCATCACGTACACCTTGTTGGGTGGTGCCTTGGTCCTAGAGACGAAATCGCTCCTCGGTGCACTAGGGTCGAGCTGGGCGCTTGGCTTCTTGTGCGCCACACGATTGGATTGGCTCCGGCATTCATCTCTGTGCACCGGAAGATGGTATCGGTTACGGCGCACACTTCTTTCTCTTCGCAGGTCCTGGCCTGGCAAGATGATTATGACAGGAGGCTCAAGGAGGTGGTCAGGCATCATAGGTCAGCATAACATGTTGCGGTTTCGTGCTGGACAGGTGGATCCTATGAGTCGCCGACTCGAAAATCTGTTCATGGTGCTTGGACTCGGTGAGTGGTGGGATAGGAGGTACTACTCGTGCACTGTCGTTGTCCCGAAGAATGTCATGAAGTGTGCACAGAAGGTGGGCAGGTGGTCACAAGATGATATAAACACAATGGGCGTGCTCAGGCATAAATGGGGTGAAGCAGCACTGGATAACAGAGTGTACCATGAGCTGTACAAGGAATTGGAAAAGTATCACGGAGTTGAATTCCATGAGAGCATCATCTGCTGGCACATTGCCACCGATTTGATCCTCGCAAGGGTGGAAAAGGAAAAGGGACATTTTGCAGCTGATAGCAGTGCGCAGATAGTCAGGGCACTGTCCAACTACATGATGTTCCTCCTCGTGAACAGCCCCTACATGCTACCAGGCCTTCCTCAAAATTGGCTGTACAAGCAAACCTGCAACAATCTGGACAAGATATGCGATGACTATAATCTTGTCGGCTCTCTGGGCGACAACTTGTGGACTGTGCTCAAGAAATTGCTCGGATTGCATCATCACAGGGTATTGGAATCTTCTGGGCTTGAGAAGAAGCTCGCTGACGTCATACTGGAGTTACCGAAGGGACATGCAGGCTCTGGCTCTGAAACTCCTCGACTCTTGTATGCACGCCGTATTGCTGTTCTAATACTTGAGAGTGAGGTAGTAGATGATAAGGTGCGTCTGCTGCTAGATCTGTGGATCGACTTCCTAGCCTACGCAGCCAACCGGTGCATTAGGGAGTCACATGCCAAGAAGCTTAGCACCGGTGGTGAGCTCATGACCATCGTGTGGCTTATTTTGGAACACCTCCGCTATTTAAAAGAAGACCCAAACAAGGAGGGAAGCCATGTATAA
- the LOC123043133 gene encoding disease resistance protein RGA4 isoform X1 yields MEVSTRGDVKGCKASSLMYEYIFHRSKSEEFMAVLSDVMDNGFERKGYVRRLSIHATETGIAEERLPDDLSHLHTLAVFGTEKPEVTKDLANGLFGNKGVLAKYKILRVLDLKECAGMKGKHLQTICDLLLLKYLSLGDSIVRVPRKIAQLKLLETLDLSRTNVVTVYMQVLGLPSLTHLLGKVRLSKWDCIFRMEKLKRFVRNKCKLDTLGGFTTGKSEAFPQLIGHMRQLNKVKIWIHPAADTRNLEHLTEGIKEFIRKSRFESNVGRSLSVDFSECVHEHAERSLDFLKQNVNIPDNNTQGAQITHEGDANQCLGSNAGSTSNQIMNIKNNIQEQQTEEIQEPKQGAPSDSEDACSRNETEMMQNHQNIREGYDKCPNKLSSLKLCGKLTKFPLQFVTEIAGIERLCLSSTGLSGENIAYALSELPDLFYLKLREDDLSLLDLQNKQFPSLRRICFSVKDGNLPRPTIIKHFHNLREVYLYANLNYEERRSWKAASESHPERPRVYFAESTCKGTSSEAVTQSQ; encoded by the coding sequence ATGGAAGTGAGCACGCGGGGTGACGTGAAGGGATGCAAAGCTTCTAGTCTAATGTACGAGTACATTTTCCACAGATCTAAGTCTGAGGAATTCATGGCAGTGCTCTCTGATGTGATGGACAATGGGTTTGAACGAAAGGGATATGTCCGCCGGCTTTCTATCCATGCTACAGAAACTGGGATTGCAGAAGAGAGATTGCCCGATGATTTATCCCATCTCCATACTCTGGCGGTATTCGGCACTGAGAAGCCAGAAGTTACGAAGGATCTTGCCAATGGTTTGTTTGGGAACAAAGGGGTTCTTGCCAAGTATAAAATACTTCGGGTGTTGGATTTGAAAGAATGTGCCGGTATGAAAGGAAAACATCTTCAAACTATATGTGACCTGTTGCTGCTGAAATATCTGAGCCTCGGGGACAGTATTGTTCGGGTTCCAAGGAAAATAGCGCAGCTTAAACTGTTGGAAACACTCGATCTAAGCAGAACCAATGTAGTGACAGTGTACATGCAAGTCTTGGGGCTCCCCAGTTTAACGCACCTTCTTGGGAAAGTTCGGTTGTCCAAATGGGACTGCATATTCAGAATGGAAAAGCTGAAAAGGTTCGTGAGGAATAAATGTAAGTTGGATACCCTTGGAGGATTCACCACCGGCAAGAGCGAAGCATTTCCGCAACTGATAGGTCATATGCGGCAATTGAATAAGGTGAAAATATGGATCCATCCCGCCGCTGATACCAGAAACTTGGAACATCTAACAGAAGGCATCAAGGAATTCATTAGAAAAAGCAGGTTCGAAAGCAATGTTGGTCGCTCACTATCAGTTGACTTCTCAGAATGCGTACATGAACATGCAGAACGATCCTTGGATTTCCTTAAACAAAATGTGAACATTCCAGACAATAATACCCAAGGGGCTCAAATTACACATGAAGGAGATGCAAATCAATGTCTCGGAAGCAATGCTGGCAGTACGAGCAATCAAATCATGAATATCAAAAACAATATCCAAGAGCAGCAGACAGAAGAAATACAAGAGCCCAAACAAGGTGCCCCCTCTGACTCTGAGGATGCCTGTTCCAGAAATGAAACTGAGATGATGCAAAACCATCAGAATATCCGAGAAGGATATGACAAATGCCCCAACAAGCTTTCCTCGCTCAAACTTTGTGGCAAGCTGACAAAATTCCCTCTTCAATTTGTCACAGAGATTGCTGGTATTGAGAGGTTGTGCCTTTCATCTACAGGTCTGTCTGGGGAGAATATTGCATACGCTCTAAGTGAATTGCCCGACCTGTTTTATCTAAAGCTGCGTGAAGATGACTTAAGTCTCCTCGACCTGCAAAATAAGCAATTTCCGAGCCTCCGGCGCATTTGCTTTTCTGTGAAAGATGGTAATCTGCCGCGCCCAACAATCATCAAACACTTCCATAATCTTCGCGAAGTGTATCTGTATGCTAATCTGAATTATGAAGAAAGGCGCAGCTGGAAAGCAGCTTCAGAGAGTCATCCTGAAAGGCCAAGGGTTTATTTCGCCGAAAGCACATGCAAGGGAACTTCTTCCGAGGCTGTGACCCAAAGCCAGTAA